One window from the genome of Montipora foliosa isolate CH-2021 chromosome 5, ASM3666993v2, whole genome shotgun sequence encodes:
- the LOC138002612 gene encoding cannabinoid receptor 2-like, with the protein MPYQRCLNSNIPENAQHFLYDVTNSFVLPLDTLLALLSVVFNSVSLVAILRTRTIQRPSLLLLCGLSMTDVTWAIISLIENTLSFSLKYSCPKERKGAGESFAFTLCFFSILGYLAVISFDRLLAVWKPWWYRNNVTRSHAIRQMSFVWMLSAILSGIRAAKWYFPPVQSIFRFLSFVCFFLCILTIVCCYCGVLIASVRHRAAMNQYGKHMRTVLKREKKIANTVLLILVVLCFTFLPTLIAFSVFHWLGFSGDNVNPLRAFYYFSITLNSLLNPLVNYGRNEDVRRAVRTLVRWQWYTGGARQGHAEENGHQGMNLSSLRSTIRANVDEPSEPSSSQSSSRLKRSRNRVRPFLGEREGSVLEGQG; encoded by the coding sequence ATGCCTTATCAGCGATGCCTTAATTCAAACATTCCTGAAAATGCACAACACTTCTTGTATGATGTCACCAACTCATTTGTCCTTCCTCTCGACACTTTGTTGGCCTTGCTGTCAGTGGTGTTCAACTCTGTCAGTCTTGTTGCCATTTTACGCACACGGACCATCCAACGTCCTTCGTTGCTTCTTCTGTGTGGTCTCTCAATGACCGACGTAACATGGGCAATAATTTCTCTCATCGAAAACACTTTGAGTTTTTCTCTAAAATATTCGTGCcctaaagaaaggaaaggagcaGGAGAATCATTCGCATTCACTTTGTGTTTCTTTTCAATTCTTGGTTACCTTGCGGTTATAAGCTTCGATCGCCTTTTAGCCGTATGGAAACCGTGGTGGTATCGAAATAACGTGACAAGATCGCATGCCATCAGGCAAATGTCATTTGTGTGGATGCTGAGTGCAATACTAAGTGGAATTAGAGCTGCCAAATGGTATTTTCCACCGGTACAATCAATTTTCCGGTTCCTTagttttgtgtgtttttttctATGCATCTTGACTATAGTTTGTTGCTATTGTGGAGTATTGATTGCAAGTGTCCGTCACAGAGCGGCTATGAATCAATACGGAAAACATATGCGCACCGTCCTAAAGCGAGAGAAGAAAATTGCAAACACAGTTTTGTTGATCCTTGTAGTGCTGTGTTTCACTTTTCTTCCCACACTGATTGCTTTTTCTGTATTTCATTGGCTGGGATTCTCAGGAGATAATGTTAATCCCTTGAGAGCGTTCTATTATTTTTCTATCACCCTAAATAGTTTGTTAAACCCACTAGTGAACTATGGCCGCAATGAAGATGTCCGAAGAGCTGTCCGAACTTTAGTCAGATGGCAATGGTACACTGGAGGAGCACGTCAGGGCCACGCTGAAGAAAACGGGCATCAGGGAATGAACTTGTCCTCTTTGAGATCAACCATCAGAGCGAATGTTGATGAACCATCGGAGCCTTCTTCTTCTCAATCTTCTTCACGATTGAAGCGGTCTCGGAATAGAGTAAGGCCATTTCTTGGTGAGCGTGAGGGCAGCGTCTTGGAAGGTCAGGGTTAA